The following DNA comes from Planctomycetota bacterium.
CCGGAGTGATCTTTCGCGTTGTTCAGAATCTCTGTAAGGCCGTATTCGCAAATCTCCAAGACGTTTTGTGACATATCGGCCAGCGCAACGGAAAAGCAATTTTTCCAGACCCGGTGCTCTTCAACGTGCGGACCAAGAGGAACGGTATGTTCTTTTTCGACGATTGCGACTAAGCCGTAAGTTCGGGCGCGCGTTCGCCCGCTGGCGACAACTAGCCCTTCCTTCACCAGATTTCGCAGGTGCCAGTTGGCCGCCTGGCGGGTTATTCCGAAGTGCTTGGCTGCCAGACTAGTGGGCGACCGCTGGCCATCGGCCACAGCCCGCACCAAGAACTCCCTGATCTTGCTTGTCTTTCCCTTTTGCATGAGCCGTTTCCTGCCAAGCGCTCACCGAACTATTGTCAAACAACTGCCTGGGAATTGTAAAACAAAAAGACTTGTTTGTCAACTGTTTTCGGCAAAATTGGAAAAACAATCCAGCAGAATTGTCAAAGTACGAGTGGCGGCTTGTGTAAACCCTTTGGCGACAATTGGTTATGTCTGGAACCGGCCTTCTTCGCTTCTCCAACGAGGTACAGCGACCCGCAGACGACTACTAGGCCGCCGCGGGCCACCCTTTTTCGGGCCGCCTCCAGCGCCGAGGCCGTGTCCGGGGCCGTCTCGGCTCCGCGCCCGCCGCGCTCCTGAAACCGCGCTGCCAGGTCCGCCGGGTCCGCCGCCCGCGGATTCTCGGTCCGCGTGAAGACGACCGGCGCCCCGCCCCCCGTCTCGGCGAGGACCGCCAGCATCCCCTCGATGTCCTTGTCAGCGGCGGAGGCGAAAACGAAGACCAGGGGCCGCCCGGGAAAGTGCTGCGCGAGGCCTTCCATCAGCCGCTCCATGCTCGCGCGGTTGTGCGCTCCGTCGAGGAGCATGTCCGGCCGGCCGGGAACGAGTTCCATCCGCCCGGGCCAGCGAACGGCGAGAAGGGCCGCGCGGACGCGCTCGGGCGTGAGGCGTTCGGCCAGCGAGGGCGCGTGCTCTGCGGCCGCGATCGCCGTCGCCGCGTTCACCGCCTGGTGTTCCCCCAGGAGCGGGAGGAAAAGGTCGTCGTAGGCGGCGTGCGGCGTGCGGACCGCGAGGCGGATGCCGGTCCCTTGGACCGGCGCCCACGTGTAGGTCACATCCCGCCCGACGGTGAGGAGCGGGGCGCCGGCTCGCTGGGCGGCGCGTTCGATGACGGCCATCGCCTCCGGCCGCTGGGGCTGCGAGACCACCGGGACGCCCGGCTTGATGATGCCGGCCTTCTCGGCGGCGATTTTCTCGAGCGTCCCGCCCAACTGGTGCGTGTGGTCGATGCTGACGGAGGTGAGAACGCTCACGTCCGGCCGAAGGACGTTCGTCGCGTCGAGCCGGCCTCCCAGGCCGACCTCGACGATCGCCAGGTCCACGGCTTCGTCGGCGAAATGGCGAAAGGCGAGCGCGGTGAAGATCTCGAAGAAGGTCGGCGCGTCGCCGGCCGCGCGCATCCGGTCGACGTGAGGCTGCGCGTCGGCGACGAGCGCGCGAAGGGCCTCGGCCGGGATGTCGTCGCGGCCAACGCGGATCCGTTCGCGGATGTCCACGAGATGCGGCGAGGTGTAGAGCCCCGTCTTGAGGCCGCACTCCAGCGCCAGCGTGTGCAGGATCGCCGCCGTTGAGCCTTTGCCTTTCGTCCCCGC
Coding sequences within:
- a CDS encoding bifunctional folylpolyglutamate synthase/dihydrofolate synthase; protein product: MSLDTYESALRYLFTATDYEKMQRVRYNADTFSLDRMEALLGALGSPERRFRSVQVAGTKGKGSTAAILHTLALECGLKTGLYTSPHLVDIRERIRVGRDDIPAEALRALVADAQPHVDRMRAAGDAPTFFEIFTALAFRHFADEAVDLAIVEVGLGGRLDATNVLRPDVSVLTSVSIDHTHQLGGTLEKIAAEKAGIIKPGVPVVSQPQRPEAMAVIERAAQRAGAPLLTVGRDVTYTWAPVQGTGIRLAVRTPHAAYDDLFLPLLGEHQAVNAATAIAAAEHAPSLAERLTPERVRAALLAVRWPGRMELVPGRPDMLLDGAHNRASMERLMEGLAQHFPGRPLVFVFASAADKDIEGMLAVLAETGGGAPVVFTRTENPRAADPADLAARFQERGGRGAETAPDTASALEAARKRVARGGLVVVCGSLYLVGEAKKAGSRHNQLSPKGLHKPPLVL